Proteins encoded together in one Bacteroides zoogleoformans window:
- the panD gene encoding aspartate 1-decarboxylase, which produces MMIEVLKSKIHCARVTEANLNYMGSITIDEDLMDAANMIAGEKVCIADNNNGERFETYIIKGERGSGKICLNGAAARKVQPDDIVIIMSYALMDFEEAKSFKPTVVFPDPATNKVMK; this is translated from the coding sequence ATGATGATTGAAGTGTTGAAGTCGAAAATCCATTGTGCCCGTGTCACCGAGGCTAACCTGAATTATATGGGCAGTATCACGATTGACGAGGACTTGATGGATGCCGCCAACATGATTGCCGGTGAAAAGGTATGCATTGCCGACAATAATAACGGTGAACGGTTTGAAACTTATATCATTAAGGGAGAGCGCGGCTCAGGTAAGATTTGTCTGAATGGCGCTGCTGCCCGTAAGGTTCAGCCCGATGACATTGTTATAATCATGTCGTATGCTTTGATGGATTTTGAAGAAGCCAAGTCGTTTAAGCCGACAGTCGTTTTTCCCGATCCTGCTACGAACAAAGTGATGAAGTAA
- a CDS encoding sensor histidine kinase: protein MTQKDALSHYVGKVFDQSHWLESTKSTFIVVDDSLNILYHNSKEACKADGKLQQPGDFLHCTNATHSPGGCGSSEYCAECKLRNSVKEALDSSRVVHEEVVLSVDYNQKMILQETATPFEFEGNKYAAIFVINVSERKQEQMLERVFFHDMMNLVGALGNFVNILKETPEQEILNEVKRLTDQLMDELTTQKELIYAENGILALQPGDITVEEFMSYASHSLCPMVEARKCELAIQNNCESGMTLYTDMKLLHRIILNMVKNAAEASEEGGIITLTAAPEENSVLFSVNNPGVIPENFRGSIFHFGLSSKGEGRGIGTYSMKLFGENYLKGKVWFTTNEAEGTTFFFRIPLKAEV from the coding sequence ATGACACAAAAAGACGCTTTAAGTCACTACGTAGGAAAGGTATTTGACCAATCTCACTGGCTGGAATCGACCAAGTCGACGTTCATCGTCGTTGACGACAGCTTAAACATACTCTATCACAACAGCAAAGAAGCATGTAAAGCAGACGGGAAGTTGCAACAGCCGGGAGATTTCCTGCATTGCACCAACGCCACCCACAGCCCAGGCGGTTGTGGGAGCTCAGAATATTGTGCAGAATGCAAACTCCGCAATTCTGTGAAAGAAGCCTTGGACAGCAGCCGAGTTGTCCATGAGGAAGTGGTCTTGTCGGTAGACTATAACCAGAAAATGATATTGCAAGAAACCGCCACGCCGTTTGAGTTTGAGGGTAATAAATATGCGGCTATCTTTGTAATCAACGTGTCCGAGCGCAAACAGGAACAAATGCTGGAGCGCGTGTTCTTTCACGACATGATGAATCTGGTAGGCGCATTAGGCAACTTCGTAAATATTCTGAAAGAAACTCCCGAACAAGAAATACTCAATGAAGTAAAACGGCTGACCGACCAGCTGATGGACGAACTGACCACGCAAAAAGAACTGATTTATGCCGAGAACGGCATACTCGCCCTGCAGCCCGGCGACATCACGGTAGAAGAGTTCATGTCTTATGCCTCCCATTCACTCTGCCCGATGGTAGAAGCCCGAAAATGCGAATTGGCCATCCAAAACAACTGCGAAAGCGGCATGACACTCTATACCGATATGAAACTGTTGCACCGCATCATTCTGAACATGGTGAAGAATGCCGCAGAAGCTTCCGAAGAAGGCGGCATTATCACTCTTACCGCCGCACCAGAGGAAAACTCCGTGCTTTTTTCTGTCAACAATCCCGGCGTTATACCCGAAAACTTCCGCGGTTCTATTTTTCACTTCGGGCTCTCCAGCAAAGGAGAAGGCCGCGGCATAGGCACGTACAGCATGAAGCTCTTTGGCGAGAATTACCTGAAAGGAAAAGTATGGTTCACCACCAACGAGGCCGAAGGCACCACTTTCTTTTTCCGGATACCGCTGAAAGCGGAAGTTTAA
- a CDS encoding DUF4270 domain-containing protein codes for MKVKHIGLLLLACLTIFGCDDTTGTLGVGMLPDSDGMSAHTTTFDVTTRSFIVDSVFAKTSTGYVGRFSDPDFGYYETSFLTELNCTENFSLPKVYKITEQDSDGNPTKATGTMAGDSVVSVQLSVFYTQWFGDSLNACRMSIYELNKKLDKNRYTNINPEAYYNKYDSKSLLGRKAYSAHDSSVPDSVRKAKDSNGSPLFYPNVTFPLDKKTFGEERILKVYRKHPEYFKDATTFIDKVFKGVYIKSDYGDGTILYVDHVALRMQFRFHHVNEKTGVALKKKDGTDSLFYSTRTVFASTKEVIQANQFLNSDQIKEKAAETTHTYIKSPAGIFTEATMPYDEIYNKLSKDTLNAVKLTFMNYNINSNYKYSMSAPTDVLLIRKQDLKSFFEENKIRDNVTSFTVSHNAFATNQYVFSNIARLVTTCINEKQSAKKAAKEKAGNSWNEVEWEYGWNHNEGTKDWNKVLLIPISITYDSNTSNGSSRTITGIHNDLKPGYAKLKGGPETDADGQVKYPLKIEITYTSFNKQ; via the coding sequence ATGAAAGTAAAGCATATAGGACTGTTGCTTTTAGCATGCCTGACTATCTTTGGCTGTGATGATACCACCGGAACATTAGGAGTAGGAATGTTACCGGATTCTGACGGCATGTCAGCACATACCACGACTTTTGACGTAACCACACGTTCTTTTATTGTAGATTCGGTGTTTGCCAAAACAAGCACCGGCTATGTAGGTAGGTTCTCTGATCCCGATTTCGGGTACTACGAGACAAGTTTCCTCACTGAATTGAACTGTACGGAGAACTTCTCCCTGCCCAAAGTTTATAAAATAACAGAGCAGGACAGTGATGGAAATCCGACCAAAGCAACGGGTACAATGGCAGGAGATTCCGTCGTATCCGTTCAATTGTCCGTCTTTTATACCCAATGGTTTGGCGATTCTCTGAACGCTTGCAGAATGAGTATATATGAGCTCAACAAAAAACTTGACAAAAATCGTTACACGAATATTAATCCGGAAGCGTACTATAATAAATACGACTCCAAGTCACTGCTCGGACGCAAAGCCTATTCGGCTCACGACAGCTCTGTTCCCGATTCAGTCAGAAAAGCAAAAGACAGCAATGGAAGTCCGCTCTTCTACCCGAATGTTACATTCCCATTGGACAAAAAAACATTTGGCGAAGAAAGAATCTTGAAAGTATATAGAAAACATCCCGAATACTTTAAAGATGCCACTACCTTTATCGACAAGGTTTTCAAAGGGGTATATATAAAGAGTGACTATGGAGATGGCACTATCTTGTATGTAGATCATGTAGCTCTGCGCATGCAGTTCCGCTTCCATCATGTGAATGAAAAAACAGGTGTGGCTTTGAAGAAAAAAGACGGGACAGATTCTTTATTCTACAGCACACGGACAGTGTTCGCCTCTACCAAAGAAGTGATTCAAGCCAATCAATTCCTTAATTCCGATCAGATAAAAGAGAAAGCGGCCGAAACAACACATACATACATCAAATCTCCTGCCGGCATCTTCACCGAAGCAACCATGCCATACGATGAAATATACAACAAGCTCTCCAAGGACACTCTTAATGCCGTGAAGCTGACTTTTATGAACTATAACATAAACAGCAACTATAAATACAGCATGAGTGCTCCCACAGATGTGCTACTGATACGTAAACAAGACCTTAAAAGCTTCTTCGAAGAAAATAAGATAAGAGATAATGTTACATCATTCACCGTAAGCCACAACGCTTTTGCTACCAATCAATACGTATTCAGCAACATCGCACGTTTAGTAACCACCTGTATTAATGAGAAGCAGTCTGCCAAGAAAGCCGCCAAAGAAAAAGCCGGTAACTCTTGGAATGAAGTCGAGTGGGAATATGGCTGGAATCACAACGAGGGCACCAAAGACTGGAATAAAGTGTTATTGATTCCTATTTCAATCACCTATGACAGCAACACTTCCAACGGTAGCAGCAGAACCATTACCGGCATTCATAATGACTTGAAACCAGGGTATGCCAAGCTGAAAGGCGGTCCGGAAACAGATGCTGATGGACAAGTAAAATATCCTTTAAAAATAGAAATTACTTATACAAGTTTCAATAAGCAATAA
- the panC gene encoding pantoate--beta-alanine ligase, giving the protein MEIVHTIKNLQAALSDLRVHGKKVGLVPTMGALHAGHASLVKRCVAENDVAVVSVFVNPTQFNDKNDLIKYPRTPKADCRLLEDCGAAFVFAPSVEEMYPEPDTRRFSYAPLDTVMEGAFRPGHFNGVCQIVSKLFDAVKPDRAYFGEKDFQQLTIIREMVRRMKYPLEIVGCPIVREADGLALSSRNARLSAEERKNALKISQTLFESRTFAASHTVPETRKFVEDAITVAPGLRLEYFELVDGNTLQKITDWEDTSYAVGCITVFCGEVRLIDNIKYKE; this is encoded by the coding sequence ATGGAAATAGTACATACTATCAAGAACTTGCAGGCTGCTCTTTCGGATTTACGGGTTCATGGCAAAAAGGTGGGTTTAGTGCCTACGATGGGTGCCTTGCATGCCGGTCATGCCTCATTGGTGAAGCGTTGTGTGGCCGAAAATGATGTTGCTGTGGTAAGCGTTTTTGTAAATCCTACTCAGTTCAACGACAAGAATGATTTGATAAAATATCCTCGTACGCCGAAGGCCGATTGCCGTCTGTTGGAAGATTGCGGTGCGGCATTTGTTTTTGCTCCTTCTGTGGAGGAGATGTATCCGGAGCCTGATACGCGTCGATTCAGTTATGCGCCTTTGGATACCGTGATGGAAGGAGCTTTTCGTCCGGGACATTTCAATGGGGTATGCCAGATTGTGAGCAAGCTTTTCGATGCCGTGAAACCGGATAGGGCGTACTTTGGTGAAAAAGACTTCCAGCAGTTAACGATTATTCGTGAAATGGTGCGTCGGATGAAGTATCCTTTGGAGATTGTCGGTTGCCCGATTGTTCGTGAAGCCGATGGACTTGCCTTGAGTAGTCGGAATGCTCGCTTATCTGCCGAAGAACGTAAAAATGCCTTGAAAATTTCGCAGACTTTATTTGAAAGTCGTACCTTTGCGGCATCACATACGGTGCCTGAGACGCGGAAATTTGTCGAAGATGCCATTACAGTGGCTCCCGGATTGCGTTTGGAATATTTTGAATTGGTAGACGGGAATACATTGCAGAAGATAACCGATTGGGAAGATACCTCTTATGCGGTGGGTTGTATTACTGTATTTTGCGGTGAAGTACGCTTGATTGATAATATCAAGTACAAAGAATAA
- a CDS encoding glycogen/starch synthase, translated as MIKANKVLFITQEITPYVSESEMSLVGRNLPQAIQEKGREIRTFMPKWGNINERRNQLHEVIRLSGMNLIIDDTDHPLIIKVASIQSARMQVYFIDNDDYFQNRLQVTNENGEEYEDNDARTIFYARGVLETVKKLRWCPDIIHCHGWMTALAPLYIKKAYKDEPSFRDAKVVFSLYGDEFKQPFHPDFSNKLTLKGITKKDVAGLKDSVDYTALCKLATDFSDGIIQQSKHVNEEVMNYARESGKMILDYQSPENFADACNDFYDKIWAAE; from the coding sequence ATGATAAAGGCAAATAAGGTTTTATTTATAACACAAGAAATTACCCCTTATGTTTCAGAATCGGAAATGTCTCTCGTAGGCAGAAACCTACCTCAGGCTATTCAGGAAAAAGGCAGAGAAATCAGGACGTTTATGCCTAAATGGGGAAATATCAACGAACGCAGAAACCAATTGCATGAAGTGATACGCCTCTCCGGCATGAACCTTATCATTGACGATACCGACCATCCGCTCATCATCAAAGTCGCCTCCATTCAATCTGCCCGCATGCAGGTTTATTTCATAGATAACGATGATTATTTTCAAAACCGCCTGCAAGTGACCAATGAAAATGGTGAAGAGTATGAAGACAACGATGCCCGTACCATCTTCTATGCCCGCGGCGTATTGGAAACGGTGAAGAAGCTGCGTTGGTGTCCAGACATCATCCACTGCCATGGCTGGATGACTGCTTTAGCCCCTCTATACATCAAGAAGGCCTACAAAGACGAACCTTCTTTCAGAGATGCCAAGGTAGTCTTTTCTCTCTACGGCGATGAATTCAAACAGCCGTTCCATCCTGATTTTTCCAACAAATTAACCCTGAAAGGCATCACTAAGAAAGATGTTGCCGGACTGAAAGACTCTGTTGATTATACCGCACTTTGTAAATTGGCTACAGACTTTTCCGATGGCATTATCCAACAAAGCAAGCATGTCAATGAAGAGGTTATGAACTATGCACGCGAATCCGGAAAAATGATATTAGATTATCAATCGCCCGAGAATTTTGCCGATGCCTGCAATGACTTCTACGACAAAATATGGGCGGCAGAATAA
- a CDS encoding bifunctional dihydroorotate dehydrogenase B NAD binding subunit/NADPH-dependent glutamate synthase → MNKIISKEQFSEKVFKFEVEAPLIAKSRRAGHFVIIRVDEKGERMPLTIAGADVKKGTITLIVQNVGLSSAKMCRMNEGDYLLDVVGPLGQATHIENFGTVVCAGGGVGVAPMLPIIQALKEAGNRVISVLAGRSKELIILEEEVRKSSDEIIIMTDDGSYGNKGLVTEGIESVIKREKVDKCFAIGPAIMMKFCCLLTKKYKIPTDVSLNTIMVDGTGMCGACRITVNGKTRFVCVDGPEFDGHQVDFDEMFKRMGSFKDVEREEMNHLQDSACQALPSDCLHTSSTSPSETADSSVAQPSMEELLDRKAPWREVLRKRLKPKERTAIPRCPMNELDPVYRATTRTEEVNTGYTKEQAITEAKRCLDCANPTCMQGCPVSINIPSFIKNVERGEFLQAARILKHTSALPAVCGRVCPQEKQCESQCIHLKMNEPAVAIGNLERFVADYERESGNIALPELAPPNGTKIAVVGSGPAGLSFAGDMVKYGYDVTVFEALHEVGGVLKYGIPEFRLPNEIVDVEINNLEKMGVRFVKDCIVGKTINVEDLQKEGYKGLFIASGAGLPNFMNIPGENSVNVMSSNEYLTRVNLMNASDPTTDTPLNPAKSVIVVGGGNTAMDSCRTAKRLGAEKVRIVYRRSEAEMPARLEEVKHAKEEGIEFLTLHNPMEYIADEKGAVKQVILQKMELGEPDASGRRSPIAIPGETVTLDIDLAVVAVGVSPNPIVPKSVKGLELGRKNTIAVNDNMQTSIPAIFAGGDIVRGGATVILAMGDGRRAAAAMHENLKK, encoded by the coding sequence ATGAATAAAATCATTAGCAAAGAACAATTCTCCGAGAAAGTGTTCAAATTTGAAGTGGAAGCGCCGCTCATCGCCAAGTCACGCCGTGCCGGGCATTTCGTCATTATCCGTGTAGACGAGAAAGGCGAACGCATGCCGCTCACCATTGCGGGTGCCGACGTAAAGAAAGGTACAATCACATTGATAGTACAGAACGTAGGGCTTTCTTCCGCCAAGATGTGCCGGATGAACGAAGGCGACTACCTCCTTGACGTAGTAGGCCCATTGGGACAAGCTACACACATCGAGAACTTCGGCACCGTGGTCTGTGCCGGAGGCGGTGTAGGCGTCGCCCCTATGCTCCCCATCATACAAGCGCTGAAAGAAGCCGGCAATCGGGTAATCTCTGTACTGGCCGGCCGAAGCAAAGAACTGATCATTCTGGAGGAAGAAGTCAGAAAATCGTCCGATGAAATCATCATTATGACCGATGACGGTTCCTATGGCAACAAGGGGCTTGTCACCGAAGGCATTGAAAGCGTTATCAAACGCGAGAAGGTGGATAAATGCTTTGCCATCGGGCCTGCCATCATGATGAAATTTTGCTGCTTGCTGACCAAGAAATACAAAATACCCACCGACGTATCTTTGAATACAATTATGGTAGACGGTACCGGCATGTGCGGCGCTTGTCGCATCACTGTAAACGGGAAGACGCGTTTTGTTTGCGTAGATGGGCCGGAATTCGACGGTCATCAGGTGGATTTCGACGAGATGTTCAAGCGCATGGGCTCATTTAAAGATGTAGAACGCGAAGAAATGAACCACCTGCAAGACAGCGCCTGCCAAGCGCTTCCCTCAGACTGCCTCCACACCTCTTCTACTTCTCCGTCAGAAACAGCCGACAGCAGCGTGGCACAGCCCTCCATGGAAGAACTCTTGGACCGTAAAGCCCCTTGGCGCGAAGTTCTTCGCAAAAGATTGAAACCGAAAGAACGTACCGCCATTCCCCGCTGCCCGATGAATGAGCTCGACCCTGTGTATCGTGCCACCACCCGCACGGAAGAGGTGAACACCGGATATACCAAAGAACAAGCGATCACGGAAGCCAAACGCTGTTTGGACTGCGCCAACCCTACCTGTATGCAAGGTTGCCCGGTCAGCATAAACATACCTTCCTTCATCAAAAACGTGGAACGTGGAGAGTTTCTACAAGCTGCCCGTATACTGAAACACACCTCTGCCCTGCCAGCAGTCTGCGGTCGTGTATGCCCACAGGAAAAGCAATGTGAGAGCCAGTGTATCCATCTGAAGATGAACGAACCCGCCGTAGCCATCGGTAATCTGGAGCGCTTCGTAGCCGACTACGAACGCGAAAGCGGAAATATAGCCTTGCCGGAATTGGCTCCCCCAAATGGAACGAAGATAGCTGTAGTGGGTTCAGGACCTGCCGGTCTGAGCTTTGCGGGCGATATGGTGAAATACGGCTACGATGTCACCGTGTTCGAAGCATTGCATGAAGTGGGCGGTGTACTGAAATACGGAATTCCGGAATTCCGCCTGCCTAACGAAATCGTAGATGTGGAAATCAACAATCTGGAAAAGATGGGGGTTCGCTTTGTAAAAGACTGCATCGTAGGTAAGACCATCAACGTAGAGGATTTGCAAAAAGAAGGATATAAAGGCCTCTTCATTGCCAGCGGCGCCGGACTGCCCAACTTCATGAATATACCCGGAGAAAACAGCGTGAACGTCATGTCAAGCAATGAATATCTGACACGCGTCAACTTGATGAACGCTTCCGACCCGACAACCGACACTCCGCTAAATCCGGCCAAAAGTGTCATCGTAGTAGGCGGTGGGAATACGGCCATGGACTCTTGTCGCACGGCCAAACGCCTGGGGGCTGAAAAAGTACGCATCGTCTATCGACGCAGCGAAGCCGAAATGCCCGCCCGTCTGGAAGAAGTGAAGCACGCTAAGGAAGAAGGAATTGAGTTTCTCACTTTACACAACCCCATGGAGTATATTGCAGACGAAAAAGGTGCCGTGAAACAAGTCATTTTACAGAAAATGGAATTGGGCGAGCCTGATGCCAGCGGACGCCGCAGTCCGATTGCCATTCCGGGGGAAACCGTCACGTTGGATATCGACCTGGCTGTAGTCGCTGTCGGTGTATCCCCTAACCCCATTGTTCCAAAATCCGTCAAAGGATTGGAATTGGGACGCAAAAACACAATTGCCGTGAATGACAACATGCAAACGTCCATTCCCGCAATTTTCGCCGGAGGCGACATTGTACGTGGCGGAGCCACCGTAATCCTCGCCATGGGCGACGGACGACGAGCCGCGGCCGCCATGCACGAGAATTTGAAGAAGTGA